One Ensifer adhaerens genomic region harbors:
- a CDS encoding ABC transporter substrate-binding protein has protein sequence MKSTKLALLIGTALVASATLAFAQEKGGVINVATVGEPPTLDPMASTADLVGIVSQHIFETLYTFDKDWKPTPLLAAALPEISADGKTYTIKLRSGVKFHDGTDLDSKDVVASLERWTKVASRGKQTATTISGIEAIDPLTVKISLTTPYAPLVSLLAFNNSAAIVLPSEKQAEPMTDFVGTGPYQLKERKADQYIQLTRYDAYKSPEGEANGYGGVRHQYADEIRFVPVPDPNTRVEAAVSGQYDYVDSLPVESFERVKGSSASEPVMLQPFGWPVFVLNSGNGMTKNLDLRKAIRASLSMEDMMAAAFGTTDFYALDAALYPSQFTWRTDAGTEGAYNIADAEKAGELLKAAGYKGEPLRILTSRQYEFHYKMAQVAAEYLKLAGFTVDLQVVDWATLTQRRADPTLWDIYITHSPFLPEPALIGMMSTKAPGNWDTPARAKAVDAFNAESDSAKRVALWADVQKVIFEEVPFIKIGDFNALSAKSKSLDGVSPAPWPYFWNASIKK, from the coding sequence ATGAAATCGACTAAACTCGCATTGCTTATTGGAACCGCATTGGTGGCATCGGCAACTCTCGCCTTTGCGCAGGAAAAGGGCGGCGTGATCAACGTCGCGACGGTCGGTGAGCCGCCGACCCTCGACCCGATGGCATCGACGGCCGACCTCGTCGGCATAGTCTCGCAACACATCTTCGAGACGCTCTACACCTTCGACAAGGACTGGAAGCCGACCCCGCTTCTGGCGGCAGCACTTCCGGAGATCAGCGCCGACGGCAAGACCTACACGATCAAGCTGCGCTCGGGCGTCAAGTTCCACGACGGCACCGATCTCGACTCGAAGGACGTCGTCGCCTCGCTCGAGCGCTGGACCAAGGTCGCCTCGCGCGGCAAGCAGACGGCAACGACGATTTCCGGCATCGAAGCGATCGACCCGCTGACGGTGAAGATCTCGCTCACCACCCCTTACGCGCCGCTCGTTTCGCTGCTCGCCTTCAACAACTCCGCGGCGATCGTGCTTCCTTCCGAAAAGCAGGCCGAGCCGATGACTGATTTCGTCGGCACCGGCCCCTACCAGCTGAAGGAACGCAAGGCGGACCAGTACATCCAGCTCACCCGCTACGATGCCTACAAATCGCCGGAAGGCGAAGCCAACGGCTATGGCGGCGTCCGCCACCAATATGCCGACGAAATCCGCTTCGTGCCGGTTCCGGACCCGAACACCCGCGTCGAAGCGGCCGTTTCCGGCCAGTATGACTATGTCGATTCTCTGCCGGTCGAATCCTTCGAACGCGTCAAGGGTTCGAGCGCTTCCGAACCCGTCATGCTGCAGCCCTTCGGCTGGCCTGTCTTCGTCTTGAACTCCGGCAACGGCATGACCAAGAACCTCGACCTGCGCAAGGCGATCCGCGCTTCGCTCAGCATGGAAGACATGATGGCGGCAGCCTTCGGCACCACAGACTTCTATGCGCTCGACGCCGCTCTCTACCCGTCGCAGTTTACCTGGCGGACCGATGCCGGCACCGAAGGCGCCTACAACATCGCCGATGCGGAAAAGGCTGGCGAACTCCTGAAGGCCGCCGGCTACAAGGGTGAGCCGCTGCGCATCCTGACGAGCCGCCAGTATGAGTTCCATTACAAGATGGCGCAGGTCGCGGCCGAGTATCTGAAGCTCGCCGGCTTTACCGTCGATCTGCAGGTGGTCGACTGGGCGACGCTGACCCAGCGCCGTGCCGACCCGACGCTCTGGGACATCTACATCACCCACAGCCCCTTCCTGCCGGAACCGGCCCTCATCGGCATGATGTCGACCAAGGCGCCCGGCAACTGGGATACGCCGGCGCGCGCCAAGGCGGTCGATGCCTTCAACGCCGAATCCGACTCGGCCAAGCGCGTGGCGCTGTGGGCAGACGTGCAGAAGGTGATCTTCGAGGAAGTGCCATTCATCAAGATCGGCGACTTCAACGCGCTTTCGGCGAAGTCGAAGTCGCTC
- a CDS encoding LysE family translocator — protein sequence MDISTMAAFAAVTFIAVVTPGPDVILAMANGSCFGMKKAVAGMIGVLLSDFFLIAAVAAGLGAILAASEFWFSVVKYSGAGYLAWLGYKMLRPGRAEKAETQGAENGDLVRTESALAICRHSMIVAITNPKAYLFFSALLPQFINPAAPQLPQFLALTAVFTVVEFAVMFGYALVGFKTTQFAASSMRRWMERGCGGALLVSAASLALVKRVNG from the coding sequence ATGGACATCAGCACCATGGCTGCCTTTGCGGCCGTCACCTTCATCGCGGTGGTCACGCCCGGCCCGGACGTGATCCTGGCGATGGCCAATGGCTCTTGTTTCGGCATGAAAAAGGCGGTCGCCGGGATGATCGGCGTGCTCCTTTCCGACTTCTTCCTGATCGCCGCCGTGGCAGCGGGCCTCGGCGCCATCCTTGCCGCGTCGGAGTTCTGGTTCTCGGTCGTCAAATATTCGGGTGCCGGCTATCTCGCCTGGCTCGGCTACAAGATGCTTCGGCCCGGTAGAGCCGAGAAAGCGGAAACGCAAGGCGCCGAAAACGGCGATCTCGTTCGCACGGAATCCGCGCTCGCGATCTGCCGCCACAGCATGATCGTGGCCATCACCAACCCCAAGGCCTACCTGTTCTTCTCCGCATTGCTGCCGCAGTTCATCAACCCGGCCGCGCCGCAACTGCCGCAGTTCTTGGCGCTTACCGCCGTGTTCACCGTCGTCGAGTTTGCCGTCATGTTCGGTTACGCTCTTGTCGGCTTCAAGACGACGCAGTTTGCCGCCTCGTCGATGCGGCGCTGGATGGAACGAGGCTGCGGCGGCGCCTTGCTTGTCTCGGCTGCCTCGCTCGCGCTGGTAAAGCGCGTCAACGGCTAG
- a CDS encoding DUF2000 domain-containing protein produces MLQDTRLAIIVNPELTPGHLANTIAAICIGIGSAMPGLGNQRLTDSRQNTIDISSNRPVPILQADGATIRALLLKALPKEDDRVVVPFPAFARSLHSYADYETQFPERDLAQETIDGVGLAGDLKWVRSLTGSLKLLR; encoded by the coding sequence GTGCTTCAGGACACCCGCCTCGCCATCATCGTCAATCCCGAACTGACACCCGGTCATCTCGCCAACACGATCGCAGCGATCTGCATCGGCATCGGCTCGGCGATGCCCGGTCTCGGTAACCAGCGGCTGACGGACAGCAGGCAGAACACCATCGACATCAGCTCCAACCGGCCCGTGCCGATCCTCCAGGCCGATGGCGCAACGATCCGTGCACTGCTCCTGAAGGCACTGCCGAAAGAAGACGATCGTGTCGTCGTGCCGTTTCCAGCCTTCGCGCGTTCGCTGCACAGCTATGCGGACTACGAGACGCAATTTCCGGAACGGGATCTCGCGCAGGAGACGATTGACGGCGTCGGTCTTGCCGGCGACCTGAAGTGGGTCAGATCGCTGACGGGATCGCTGAAATTGCTGCGATAG
- a CDS encoding cupin domain-containing protein encodes MIKSLLTTLAVTATLFGTAVAGDAAKVTLVYEHELPNVPGKSIKGVLVEYGPGGSSDAHTHASTAFIYATVLEGSILSQVNDGPVKEYKAGESFSERPGDRHGVSANGSKTAPAKLLAVFVVDTAEKELTFPMTK; translated from the coding sequence ATGATCAAGTCTCTCCTCACCACCCTCGCCGTTACCGCAACCCTGTTCGGGACCGCCGTCGCCGGTGACGCTGCCAAGGTGACGCTCGTCTATGAGCATGAATTGCCGAACGTTCCGGGCAAGAGCATTAAGGGCGTTCTGGTGGAATACGGGCCTGGCGGCTCGTCCGATGCGCACACCCATGCGAGCACGGCCTTCATCTATGCGACGGTGCTCGAAGGCTCGATCCTCAGCCAGGTCAATGATGGTCCAGTCAAGGAATACAAGGCCGGCGAGAGCTTCTCCGAGAGGCCGGGCGACCGTCACGGCGTCAGCGCCAACGGCAGCAAGACCGCGCCCGCCAAGCTGCTGGCGGTCTTCGTCGTCGACACCGCCGAAAAGGAACTGACCTTTCCGATGACGAAGTGA
- a CDS encoding LysR family transcriptional regulator yields MDIVSALRAFLRVAETGSFSAAANDLGLTQPAVSRQVSALEEHLSMRLLHRTTNALALTAEGEHMIPMALKVVEAVDALNEASCGETGLVAGRVRLTVPAPLGLYLSDRLAALLARHPGLSVEMLFREEPSELVGEGIDLEVRLGPVSEGGLICRRIGWTTAFLVAAPDYLNRRPAPKIPDDVGKHECICYSRAGDGRQWTFSDGSGDVFVRIAPRLVANSAVAVHRAVLAGNGLAILSHILACPDIEAGRLVNVMPAFPPARLPISVVYPSRRNVPLRVRTVLDFLVQVVREDPLMASAS; encoded by the coding sequence ATGGACATCGTTTCTGCGCTCAGAGCCTTCCTGCGGGTGGCGGAGACCGGCTCGTTTTCCGCGGCTGCCAACGATCTCGGCCTGACCCAGCCGGCGGTATCACGCCAGGTCTCGGCACTCGAGGAGCACCTGAGCATGCGTCTTCTGCACCGGACGACGAATGCGCTGGCGCTGACCGCCGAGGGGGAACACATGATCCCGATGGCGCTCAAAGTTGTCGAGGCGGTCGATGCTCTGAACGAGGCTTCCTGCGGCGAGACCGGCCTCGTGGCGGGCCGCGTGCGGCTCACCGTGCCCGCGCCGCTCGGGCTCTATCTGAGCGATCGCCTGGCCGCCCTGCTCGCCCGTCATCCGGGGCTTTCCGTAGAGATGTTGTTTCGCGAGGAACCATCGGAACTGGTTGGGGAGGGCATCGATCTGGAGGTTCGCTTGGGTCCGGTGTCGGAGGGCGGCCTGATCTGCCGGCGGATCGGCTGGACGACCGCGTTTCTGGTGGCGGCACCCGACTATCTGAACCGGCGCCCCGCGCCAAAGATTCCCGACGACGTCGGGAAGCATGAATGCATCTGCTACAGCCGCGCCGGCGACGGCCGCCAGTGGACGTTTTCCGACGGCTCCGGCGACGTTTTCGTGCGCATCGCGCCCCGGCTCGTCGCCAACAGTGCCGTGGCCGTGCATCGCGCGGTGCTCGCCGGCAACGGCCTTGCGATCCTCTCCCATATCCTGGCCTGCCCGGACATCGAGGCTGGCCGCTTGGTCAACGTCATGCCGGCATTCCCGCCGGCGCGCCTGCCGATCAGCGTCGTCTATCCCTCGCGCAGAAACGTGCCGCTACGCGTGCGCACCGTTCTCGATTTCCTTGTCCAGGTGGTCCGGGAAGACCCGCTGATGGCCTCCGCCTCCTGA
- a CDS encoding M23 family metallopeptidase, translating into MVVVVGFLLVLSILLPLAFIWRLWRLNEPTRLGWLLALAETVVLLTLIGLLNRWDIAGFWTRAALAALAVAASLVSLPRHWRRPWLSLDRGALARSLVPTVASLFVFGAALAYVAWGIGAQHDPRGLSFPLVGGRFVVAQGGGIGVLNHHSDHPAQRHALDITAIGETGFRAFGLLPRDPADYAIFGKTVVSPCEGEIVAAVDGLPDLPPPEADRGNPAGNHVIVACDGMRVELAHLRKGSVTALIGARVLAGDPIGAVGNSGNSTEPHLHIHAVDAGSGKAVQLSFDGRVPSRNVQFVR; encoded by the coding sequence ATGGTCGTTGTCGTCGGTTTTCTGCTTGTTCTCAGCATCCTGCTGCCGCTTGCCTTCATCTGGCGGCTATGGCGGCTGAATGAACCGACGCGGCTTGGCTGGCTGCTGGCGCTTGCAGAGACCGTCGTGCTGCTCACCCTGATCGGGCTTCTCAACCGCTGGGACATCGCCGGCTTCTGGACCCGGGCGGCGCTGGCCGCGCTCGCGGTCGCGGCGTCTTTGGTTTCGTTGCCCCGACATTGGCGCCGGCCCTGGCTGTCGCTGGATCGCGGAGCATTGGCGCGCAGCCTGGTGCCGACCGTAGCCTCTCTTTTCGTCTTCGGTGCAGCACTCGCCTATGTCGCCTGGGGCATCGGCGCGCAGCACGATCCGCGCGGGCTATCGTTTCCGCTGGTCGGTGGTCGCTTCGTCGTCGCGCAGGGCGGCGGCATCGGCGTGCTCAATCATCACAGCGATCACCCGGCGCAACGGCATGCCCTCGACATCACGGCGATCGGCGAGACCGGCTTCCGGGCGTTCGGACTGTTGCCTAGGGATCCCGCCGACTACGCCATCTTCGGCAAGACCGTCGTCAGCCCGTGCGAGGGAGAGATCGTCGCGGCAGTAGATGGGCTGCCCGACCTGCCCCCGCCCGAGGCGGATCGGGGCAACCCGGCTGGAAACCACGTGATCGTTGCCTGCGACGGCATGCGGGTGGAACTGGCGCATCTGCGCAAGGGGAGCGTGACCGCCTTGATCGGGGCGCGGGTTCTCGCCGGCGATCCGATCGGCGCTGTCGGCAACTCTGGCAACAGCACGGAGCCGCATCTGCACATTCATGCCGTCGATGCCGGATCCGGAAAGGCTGTTCAACTGTCCTTCGACGGGCGTGTTCCTTCACGCAACGTGCAATTCGTCAGATGA
- the ycaC gene encoding isochorismate family cysteine hydrolase YcaC, whose protein sequence is MTKPYVRLNKDDVAVLLVDHQTGLLSLVRDFDPDKFKNNVLALGDLAKYFKLPTVLTTSFEDGPNGPLVPELKEQFPDAPFIPRPGQINAWDNEDFVKAVKATGKKQLLIAGVVTEVCVAFPALSAIEEGFEVFVVTDASGTFNEVTRDSAWSRMTAAGVQLMTWFGVACELHRDWRNDIEGLGTLFSNHIPDYRNLITSYNTMAARK, encoded by the coding sequence ATGACCAAGCCCTACGTACGCCTCAACAAGGATGATGTTGCCGTCCTGCTCGTCGACCATCAGACCGGCCTGTTGTCGCTGGTGCGCGACTTCGACCCGGACAAGTTCAAGAACAATGTCCTGGCGCTCGGTGATCTCGCCAAGTACTTCAAGCTGCCGACGGTTCTCACAACCAGCTTCGAGGATGGCCCGAACGGCCCGCTGGTTCCGGAGCTGAAGGAACAGTTTCCCGATGCGCCCTTCATTCCCCGTCCGGGCCAGATCAACGCCTGGGACAATGAGGACTTCGTCAAGGCGGTGAAGGCCACCGGCAAGAAGCAGCTGCTGATCGCCGGCGTCGTGACCGAGGTCTGCGTGGCGTTTCCGGCGCTTTCGGCGATCGAGGAAGGCTTCGAGGTCTTCGTGGTGACGGATGCTTCCGGCACCTTCAACGAGGTGACCCGCGATTCCGCCTGGTCGCGCATGACCGCCGCCGGCGTTCAGCTGATGACCTGGTTCGGCGTTGCCTGTGAGCTGCATCGCGACTGGCGCAACGACATCGAGGGTCTCGGCACGCTATTTTCGAACCACATCCCGGACTACCGCAACCTCATCACCAGCTACAACACCATGGCGGCGCGCAAGTAA
- a CDS encoding LysR substrate-binding domain-containing protein: MQDLNDLYYFVQVVDHGGFAAAARATGTQKSRLSRRIAMLEDRIGVRLIQRSPRRFFVTDVGREYYQRCVAVLIEAEAADAFIAQHQGEPQGIIRVSCPTALISFQFGRLFARFMTAHPRIGLQLESTNRRVDVIAEGFDVSIRVRFPPLEKSELVMRKLDDSSQYLVARPGFLKAPIAEPAQLTGLPSLAWTSATHTYEWRLESADGERAVIRHEPRFLTDDMAALREAALDGAGIVQLPTMMIWKDLAAGTLVPVLPQWRPASGVVHAVFPSRRGLLPSVRTFIDFLAQECAADRLAIDESLAWPARPPHITA; the protein is encoded by the coding sequence ATGCAGGACCTGAACGACCTCTATTATTTTGTCCAAGTCGTGGATCATGGCGGCTTTGCGGCTGCGGCACGGGCAACCGGTACGCAGAAATCCCGGCTGAGCCGGCGCATTGCGATGCTGGAAGACCGGATCGGGGTTCGGCTGATCCAGCGTTCGCCGCGCCGGTTCTTCGTTACCGATGTCGGCCGCGAATATTACCAGCGCTGCGTCGCGGTGTTAATCGAGGCGGAAGCGGCCGATGCCTTCATCGCGCAGCATCAGGGAGAGCCGCAGGGCATCATCCGGGTGAGCTGCCCGACCGCATTGATCTCGTTCCAGTTCGGCCGGCTCTTTGCCCGGTTCATGACCGCCCATCCGCGGATCGGCCTGCAGCTGGAAAGCACCAACCGGCGCGTGGATGTGATCGCCGAAGGTTTCGACGTTTCGATCCGTGTCCGGTTCCCGCCGCTCGAAAAAAGCGAGCTGGTGATGCGCAAGCTCGACGACAGTTCGCAATATCTCGTCGCCAGGCCCGGATTTCTGAAGGCGCCGATCGCCGAGCCCGCGCAACTGACGGGATTGCCGAGTCTTGCCTGGACTTCGGCCACGCACACCTATGAATGGCGGCTGGAAAGCGCCGATGGAGAACGGGCCGTCATCCGCCACGAGCCACGTTTCCTGACCGACGATATGGCGGCGCTACGCGAAGCGGCGCTCGACGGCGCCGGCATCGTGCAACTGCCGACGATGATGATCTGGAAGGACCTGGCAGCCGGCACGCTGGTGCCCGTGCTGCCGCAATGGCGCCCGGCGTCCGGCGTCGTGCACGCCGTCTTTCCTTCGCGGCGCGGGCTACTGCCCTCCGTTCGCACCTTCATCGACTTTCTTGCCCAGGAATGCGCCGCCGATCGCCTGGCGATCGACGAAAGCCTGGCATGGCCGGCAAGGCCACCCCATATCACGGCCTAA
- a CDS encoding Lrp/AsnC family transcriptional regulator: MPATLTPADVKILTALQSDGRLSNQALSEEVGMSTSPCWRRVRQLEDDGVIQGYMAVLNRREIGLGVLAFIRVKIDSHTEAEADAFAEEVMKLDSVVACYSIAGDADFLLQVVSADLDSYSDFAMKVVRRLPCIKEMQTTFVLKEIKAYGGLPLRASAGQR, from the coding sequence ATGCCCGCCACCCTGACACCCGCCGATGTAAAGATCCTGACCGCGCTGCAAAGTGACGGGCGCCTGAGCAACCAGGCGCTTTCGGAGGAGGTTGGCATGTCGACCTCGCCCTGCTGGCGGCGGGTACGGCAACTGGAGGACGACGGTGTCATCCAGGGCTACATGGCGGTACTCAATCGCCGGGAAATCGGCCTTGGGGTGCTCGCCTTCATCCGGGTAAAGATCGACAGCCATACGGAGGCGGAGGCGGACGCCTTCGCCGAGGAGGTGATGAAACTCGACAGCGTCGTTGCCTGCTACAGCATTGCCGGCGATGCGGATTTTCTCCTCCAGGTCGTCTCTGCCGATCTCGATTCCTATTCGGATTTTGCCATGAAGGTCGTGCGGCGCCTGCCGTGCATCAAGGAGATGCAGACGACCTTCGTGCTGAAGGAGATCAAGGCCTATGGCGGGCTGCCCCTGCGCGCCTCGGCCGGCCAGCGCTGA
- a CDS encoding RrF2 family transcriptional regulator produces MILKSQVEWALHCCAILAGLPEGRYLSTKALAEFHGLPKEYLSKALQSLSQAGLVHTTLGPSGGYRLAKAPAELTFLDIVEAVEGRSRTFVCTNIRANNPCRAPGYCDETPCAVARIMWEADEAWRDKLRSVRLSDLMEILSKEIPADLSKRSFAWVLERAG; encoded by the coding sequence ATGATCCTTAAGAGCCAAGTCGAATGGGCGTTGCACTGTTGCGCCATTCTCGCCGGCCTGCCCGAGGGCCGCTACCTATCGACCAAGGCGCTGGCCGAATTCCACGGACTTCCGAAGGAGTATCTGTCGAAGGCGCTGCAGAGCCTGTCACAGGCGGGCCTCGTCCACACGACCCTCGGTCCTTCGGGAGGCTACCGGCTGGCGAAAGCGCCGGCGGAACTGACTTTCCTCGATATCGTCGAGGCGGTCGAAGGCAGGTCACGCACCTTCGTCTGCACCAATATCCGGGCTAACAATCCCTGCCGGGCGCCCGGTTACTGCGACGAGACCCCCTGTGCGGTGGCGCGCATCATGTGGGAGGCGGACGAAGCCTGGCGCGACAAGCTGCGAAGCGTGCGCCTGTCCGACCTGATGGAAATCCTCTCGAAGGAAATTCCCGCCGATCTCTCGAAGCGAAGCTTTGCCTGGGTTCTAGAACGCGCCGGATGA
- a CDS encoding carboxymuconolactone decarboxylase family protein: protein MTQRLNYAQQSPEFFKKISDFSLSLKDSVIEQTIRDLVNLRASQINGCAFCVDMHVKEAKIHGESELRLYHVAIWRESNLFAPRERAALAWTEVLTKLPEGGVPDELYERVRGQLSEKEISDLTFSIMAINAWNRVSVAFKSVPGSADKLYGLDKAGLN from the coding sequence ATGACCCAGCGCCTCAACTACGCCCAGCAGTCACCCGAGTTCTTCAAGAAAATCTCCGACTTCAGCCTCAGCCTGAAGGACAGCGTCATCGAGCAGACAATCCGCGATCTCGTCAATCTGCGGGCTTCGCAGATCAACGGCTGCGCGTTCTGCGTCGACATGCATGTGAAGGAGGCGAAGATCCACGGCGAGAGCGAATTGCGCCTCTACCACGTGGCAATCTGGCGGGAATCGAACCTGTTTGCGCCGCGCGAACGCGCAGCACTTGCCTGGACCGAGGTGCTGACGAAATTGCCCGAGGGCGGCGTTCCGGACGAACTCTATGAGCGCGTGCGCGGCCAGCTTTCGGAAAAGGAGATCTCCGATCTGACCTTTTCCATCATGGCCATCAACGCCTGGAACCGCGTCAGCGTCGCGTTCAAGTCCGTGCCCGGTTCGGCCGACAAGCTCTATGGGCTCGACAAGGCCGGGCTCAACTGA
- a CDS encoding aspartate/glutamate racemase family protein, producing MKVIGLIGGMSWESSAEYYRIINETVRARLGGVHSAKSLMWSMDFGEIERLQHHGDWPALTGEMIAAARRLEAGGADFLMICTNTMHKMAADVSAAVSIPLLHIADPTAEKIKAAGLRKVGLLGTAFTMEQDFYKGRLAEKFGLDVLVPEAEDRAKVHEIIYRELVAGIVKDSSRDAYRAIIARLVDAGAEAIIMGCTEIMLLISQADSPVPVFDTTEIHALAAVDLALGDA from the coding sequence ATGAAGGTCATCGGCCTGATCGGCGGCATGAGCTGGGAGAGCTCGGCGGAGTATTACCGCATCATCAACGAGACGGTTCGCGCGCGCCTCGGCGGCGTGCACTCGGCGAAATCGCTGATGTGGTCGATGGACTTCGGCGAGATCGAGCGCCTGCAGCATCACGGCGACTGGCCGGCCCTGACGGGAGAGATGATCGCCGCAGCGCGACGTCTCGAGGCAGGCGGCGCCGATTTCCTGATGATCTGCACCAACACCATGCACAAGATGGCGGCGGACGTTTCGGCAGCCGTCTCCATTCCGCTGCTGCATATCGCCGACCCGACGGCGGAGAAGATCAAGGCGGCGGGCCTTCGCAAAGTCGGCCTGCTCGGAACGGCCTTCACCATGGAACAGGACTTCTACAAAGGTCGCTTGGCGGAAAAATTCGGTCTCGATGTGCTGGTGCCGGAGGCGGAAGACCGGGCGAAGGTGCACGAGATCATCTACCGCGAACTCGTTGCCGGTATCGTCAAAGACAGCTCGCGCGACGCCTATCGCGCCATCATCGCGCGGCTTGTCGATGCGGGCGCGGAAGCGATCATCATGGGCTGCACCGAGATCATGCTTTTGATTTCACAGGCTGATAGCCCGGTCCCGGTGTTCGATACGACCGAGATCCACGCGCTTGCTGCGGTCGACCTCGCGCTCGGGGACGCCTGA
- a CDS encoding SDR family oxidoreductase encodes MKIVIIGGTGLIGSKTVERLRKRGHEVIAASPNTGVNTITEEGLAEALSGCDVVVDLANSPSFEDRAVLEFFETSGRNLLAAEKAAGVKHHIALSVVGTERLQESGYFRGKLAQEKLIEAGGIPYTIVHSTQFMEFLSGIAQSGTVGDLVRLSPAYVQPIASDDVADAMTDVALADPVNGTIEIAGPERSRLSDLVARYLKAMGDNRKVELDREARYFGALLEDGSLVSDNNPRLGRITFEEWFATAPRK; translated from the coding sequence ATGAAAATCGTCATCATCGGCGGAACCGGCCTCATCGGTTCGAAGACGGTCGAACGCCTGCGCAAGCGCGGACACGAGGTGATTGCCGCCTCCCCGAACACCGGCGTCAATACGATCACGGAAGAGGGGCTCGCCGAAGCGCTCAGCGGCTGCGACGTCGTCGTCGACCTCGCCAACTCCCCCTCGTTCGAGGACAGGGCGGTGCTCGAATTCTTCGAGACGTCGGGCCGCAATCTGCTTGCCGCCGAAAAGGCTGCCGGCGTCAAACACCATATCGCGCTTTCCGTGGTCGGAACCGAGCGGCTGCAGGAAAGCGGCTACTTCCGCGGCAAGCTTGCGCAGGAAAAGCTGATCGAGGCCGGTGGCATCCCCTACACGATCGTGCACTCGACCCAGTTCATGGAGTTCCTGAGCGGGATCGCGCAATCGGGAACCGTCGGCGACCTCGTGCGCCTGTCGCCGGCTTATGTGCAGCCGATCGCGTCAGACGATGTTGCCGATGCCATGACCGACGTGGCGCTTGCCGATCCCGTCAACGGCACGATCGAGATTGCGGGTCCGGAGCGCTCGCGCCTCAGCGATCTCGTCGCCCGCTATCTCAAGGCGATGGGCGACAATCGCAAGGTCGAGCTGGACCGGGAGGCGCGCTATTTCGGCGCTCTGCTCGAGGATGGCTCGCTTGTTTCCGACAACAATCCCCGCCTCGGCCGCATCACCTTCGAAGAGTGGTTCGCAACGGCACCCCGCAAGTAA
- a CDS encoding MFS transporter, which yields MTNQRLIMLIFFLQPIAFGAWLPRIPDVQQRLGLGPAELAIALLGMPVGILLTLPFAGRFVAWIGGRATILYGFVVFLALVWLPTWAPNIEVLFVALAIVGAALTTLELGLNVEADAIEKHSGQLIMSTCHGFWSLGIMTGSLVGVGFAALHVAPEWAVPLTAAGMLPISVYFARKLPLLKTGEAAAAEAAPSRRKLPGWALLGVCFFVFGITMTEGAVADWSAVFLRDIFGLSSASAGFGYSIFAFMVAAGRFAGDRLKASYGPVAVARACGIASISGLILVVVSPAAWAALLGFSAMGFGVSVGFPFAVTAAADQKDRPAAASVAILSFIALLGFLLGPPLIGLIAEYSGMRFGLGVLVPFLAVSLLLTGRLKPAARLDVQDDAQQAASRA from the coding sequence ATGACCAACCAACGGCTCATCATGCTGATCTTCTTCCTGCAACCGATCGCCTTCGGCGCCTGGCTGCCGCGTATTCCCGACGTGCAGCAAAGGCTCGGCCTCGGCCCGGCGGAACTGGCGATCGCGCTGCTCGGCATGCCCGTCGGCATTCTGCTGACCCTGCCGTTTGCCGGCCGTTTTGTCGCCTGGATCGGCGGCCGTGCGACCATCCTCTACGGCTTCGTCGTCTTTCTGGCGCTCGTCTGGCTACCGACATGGGCCCCGAACATCGAGGTGCTCTTCGTGGCGCTCGCCATCGTCGGCGCAGCGTTGACGACGCTCGAACTCGGCCTCAATGTCGAGGCCGACGCGATCGAGAAGCACTCCGGGCAGCTGATCATGAGCACCTGCCACGGCTTCTGGAGCCTCGGCATCATGACCGGCAGCCTGGTTGGCGTCGGCTTCGCGGCGCTGCACGTGGCACCGGAATGGGCGGTGCCGCTGACGGCGGCAGGCATGTTGCCGATCAGCGTCTACTTCGCCCGGAAGCTGCCGCTCCTGAAGACCGGCGAGGCCGCGGCTGCCGAAGCGGCGCCCTCCAGACGCAAGCTGCCGGGCTGGGCATTGCTTGGCGTCTGCTTCTTCGTCTTTGGCATCACCATGACCGAAGGCGCCGTCGCCGACTGGTCGGCGGTCTTCCTGCGCGACATCTTCGGGCTTTCCAGCGCCAGCGCCGGTTTCGGCTACTCGATCTTCGCCTTCATGGTGGCTGCCGGGCGCTTTGCCGGCGACCGGCTGAAGGCGAGCTACGGCCCGGTTGCGGTGGCACGTGCCTGCGGTATCGCCAGCATTAGCGGGCTCATTCTCGTGGTGGTAAGCCCCGCCGCCTGGGCAGCGCTTCTCGGCTTTTCTGCCATGGGCTTCGGCGTATCCGTCGGCTTTCCCTTCGCCGTCACCGCCGCTGCCGACCAGAAGGACCGGCCGGCGGCCGCGAGTGTCGCCATTCTGTCCTTCATCGCGCTGCTCGGCTTCCTGCTCGGGCCGCCGCTGATCGGCCTGATCGCCGAATACAGCGGCATGCGCTTCGGTCTTGGCGTGCTCGTGCCCTTCCTCGCCGTCAGCCTGCTCTTGACCGGCCGGCTCAAGCCCGCGGCCCGTCTGGACGTGCAAGACGACGCCCAGCAGGCCGCCAGCCGCGCATAA